From one Eucalyptus grandis isolate ANBG69807.140 chromosome 9, ASM1654582v1, whole genome shotgun sequence genomic stretch:
- the LOC104419002 gene encoding auxin-responsive protein SAUR64 — MISTKKLLKIARKWRRVAAMSRKRITFPKVGGHKELQLADRSHCAVYTVDQKRFVFPIQYLNNCVIQELLRLSEKEFGLPRDGPITLPCDAAFMDYIVSMIQRHINAEIEKALILSIATNTCSSAYSLQHSQTVQQLLVCSH; from the coding sequence ATGATCAGCACAAAGAAACTGCTCAAGATTGCAAGAAAATGGCGGAGAGTAGCAGCCATGAGTAGGAAGAGGATCACATTTCCGAAAGTTGGTGGACACAAGGAACTGCAGCTCGCTGATAGAAGCCACTGTGCTGTCTACACAGTCGACCAAAAGCGGTTCGTGTTTCCGATACAGTACTTGAACAATTGCGTCATTCAGGAGCTACTCAGATTATCCGAGAAAGAGTTTGGACTGCCGAGGGACGGACCCATCACTTTGCCATGTGATGCAGCGTTCATGGATTATATAGTTTCGATGATCCAGCGGCATATTAATGCAGAAATCGAGAAAGCTCTCATCCTGTCTATCGCAACCAATACATGCTCATCAGCTTACTCTCTCCAGCATAGTCAGACCGTGCAACAATTGCTTGTCTGTAGCCATTGA
- the LOC104419001 gene encoding phosphoprotein ECPP44-like, protein MSHHQPQAPENGNAANVSVEKTQHEISDTIVDAEMTPLVRDEEKPTLAQELRRSHSNSSSSGDEEEEGREKKKKKEAAKEELEHKITDEELEAGGELEKESIPVQKPDEAMHPEEKKGILEKIKEKLPGHRKDEEDALECAPEKKGILEMIKEKIPGCHKVGDNAKKDD, encoded by the exons ATGAGTCATCATCAACCTCAAGCCCCCGAAAATGGCAATGCCGCAAATGTTTCTGTAGAGAAAACACAGCATGAGATAAGCGATACCATAGTGGATGCAGAAATGACGCCTCTGGTTAGGGATGAAGAAAAGCCGACTCTCGCCCAGGAACTACGACGTTCCCACAGCAACTCGAGCTCG TccggtgatgaagaagaagaagggcgcgagaagaaaaagaaaaaggaagcagCCAAGGAAGAGCTCGAGCACAAGATAACGGATGAGGAATTAGAAGCAGGTGGGGAGCTTGAAAAAGAGTCCATTCCAGTCCAAAAACCTGATGAAGCAATGCATCCGGAGGAAAAGAAGGGgattttggagaaaataaaagagaagctCCCAGGTCatagaaaagatgaagaagacgcACTGGAGTGCGCTCCGGAGAAGAAAGGGATCCTGGAAATGATCAAGGAGAAGATCCCCGGTTGTCACAAGGTCGGAGACAATGCCAAGAAGGACGACTGA
- the LOC104419005 gene encoding auxin-responsive protein SAUR68-like: protein MISTKKLIQMARKWQKVAGIGRKRISWRWSNGDLTLGNRIGSSVALKGHFVVYTTDMRRFVVPLLYLGNEIVRELLRISEEEFGIPSSGPIIVPIDALSMEFIISLIRRGLARDQENALVSSFTGSSCSSYLALDKQSTDQQIYVCS, encoded by the coding sequence ATGATAAGCACCAAGAAGCTGATTCAGATGGCAAGGAAGTGGCAAAAGGTGGCTGGCATAGGGAGAAAAAGAATTTCCTGGCGTTGGTCTAATGGAGATCTGACGTTGGGAAATAGAATTGGGTCATCGGTGGCTCTGAAGGGTCATTTCGTAGTTTACACTACGGACATGAGGCGTTTTGTTGTTCCTCTTTTGTATCTCGGCAATGAGATTGTCAGAGAGCTCCTGAGGATATCAGAAGAAGAGTTTGGGATTCCAAGCAGCGGTCCTATCATAGTTCCGATCGATGCATTGTCCATGGAGTTCATCATTTCGCTGATCAGGAGAGGCTTAGCTAGAGATCAAGAAAATGCCTTAGTTTCATCATTTACTGGAAGCAGTTGCTCATCTTACTTAGCCTTGGATAAGCAATCCACAGACCAACAAATTTATGTCTGTAGCTGA
- the LOC104419003 gene encoding auxin-responsive protein SAUR68, with translation MISTKKLIQMARKWQKMATVGRKRIAFQRTNSKSRLANANGSSAAQKGCFIVYTMDERRFAIPLSYLSNNIVRGLFRASEEEFGIPTDGPITLPIDALSMEYIISLISRGLAKDQENALLMSLTRGSCSSSSAFNQALESQQILVCS, from the coding sequence atgataagcaCCAAGAAGCTGATTCAAATGGCAAGGAAGTGGCAGAAGATGGCCACagtgggaagaaaaagaattgcgTTTCAGAGGACGAACAGCAAATCTCGTTTAGCAAATGCAAATGGATCATCGGCTGCTCAGAAGGGTTGTTTCATTGTCTACACAATGGATGAGAGGCGCTTTGCCATCCCTCTCTCATATCTCAGCAACAACATCGTAAGGGGGCTCTTCAGGGCATCGGAAGAAGAGTTCGGTATTCCAACTGATGGTCCGATCACACTTCCCATCGATGCTCTATCCATGGAGTacataatttcattaattagCAGAGGCTTGGCTAAGGACCAAGAGAATGCTCTGCTTATGTCCTTGACCAGAGGAAGCTGCTCATCATCCTCAGCATTCAATCAAGCATTAGAGAGCCAACAGATTCTTGTTTGTAGCTGA
- the LOC104418999 gene encoding signal recognition particle 43 kDa protein, chloroplastic: protein MDALFINSSLSRLKPAPKPSLHPPFSHSLSLKSAAAPSFTTTVAFAVQNQETQKPPTFFQDQNVADGDEDESYGEVDKIIGSRRALADGGPGMEYLIQWKDGHDPSWVPSAAIAADVVAEYESPWWTAAKKADESALRALLEAGGDFRDVDAVDADGRTALHFVSGLGSEPCARLLAEAGADLDLRDASGGLTALHMAAGYVRPGVVKLLVEQGADPEAEDDRGRTPVDLAREVLRATPPVQFARRLGLEAVVRELEGAVFEYAEVQEIMERRGKGENEEYLVKWKDGGENEWVKARFVAEDLARDYEAGLEYAVAEAVAGKRVGDDGRMEYLVKWVDMEDATWEPEENVDPELVAEFEAAQGGNGNGSGSGSGPS, encoded by the coding sequence ATGGACGCTCTCTTCAtcaactcctctctctctcgcctcaAACCCGCACCTAAGCCATCTCTCCACCCTCCCTTTTCTCACTCCCTCTCCCTCAAATCCGCCGCCGCCCCCAGCTTCACCACCACCGTCGCCTTCGCCGTACAAAACCAGGAGACCCAAAAGCCTCCCACCTTCTTCCAAGACCAGAACGTCGCCGACGGCGACGAGGACGAATCCTACGGCGAAGTCGACAAGATCATCGGCAGCCGCCGCGCCCTCGCGGACGGCGGGCCGGGCATGGAGTACCTCATCCAGTGGAAGGACGGCCACGACCCCTCGTGGGTCCCCTCCGCGGCCATCGCCGCCGACGTCGTCGCCGAGTACGAGTCCCCCTGGTGGACGGCCGCCAAGAAGGCCGACGAGTCCGCCCTCCGCGCCCTCCTCGAGGCCGGCGGCGACTTCCGCGACGTCGACGCGGTGGACGCCGACGGCCGGACCGCCCTCCACTTTGTGTCGGGCCTCGGCTCGGAGCCCTGCGCACGGCTACTCGCGGAGGCGGGCGCCGACCTCGACCTCCGCGACGCCAGCGGCGGGCTGACCGCGCTCCACATGGCGGCCGGCTACGTGAGGCCCGGGGTGGTGAAGCTGCTGGTGGAGCAGGGCGCCGACCCGGAGGCCGAGGACGACAGGGGCCGGACGCCGGTGGACCTGGCGAGGGAGGTCCTCCGGGCGACGCCGCCGGTGCAGTTCGCGCGGCGGCTGGGGCTGGAGGCGGTGGTCCGGGAGCTGGAGGGCGCGGTGTTCGAGTACGCGGAGGTGCAGGAGATCATGGAGAGGAGGGGGAAGGGGGAGAACGAGGAGTACCTGGTGAAGTGGAAGGACGGCGGGGAGAACGAGTGGGTGAAGGCAAGGTTCGTGGCGGAGGATCTGGCGCGGGACTACGAGGCCGGGCTGGAGTACGCGGtggcggaggcggtggcgggGAAGCGCGTGGGGGACGACGGGCGGATGGAGTACCTGGTGAAGTGGGTGGACATGGAGGACGCCACGTGGGAGCCGGAGGAGAACGTGGACCCCGAGCTCGTGGCGGAGTTCGAGGCGGCCCAAGGTGGGAATGGGAATGGGAGTGGGAGTGGGAGTGGGCCGAGCTGA
- the LOC104419000 gene encoding uncharacterized protein LOC104419000, with amino-acid sequence MPLAMHAKSDSEVTSMDAASSPPRSPRRPLYYVQSPSNHDAEKMSYGSSPAGSPTHPYYHCSPIHHSRESSTSRFSASLKNSNPRHLYGGAWRKLHRGHETDDDEDDEEEDGEGRRGSSSAWRGARLYACFVLLFVLLFTAFSLILWGASKSYRPEIVVKNVVFENFNVQAGNDPSGVPTDMLTLNSTVRMVYRNPATFFGVHVTSSPLDLHYFQLHLASGHMKKFYQSRKSQRPVVTMVAGYQVPLYGGISVLSMAREHREKVAVPLNLTFVVRSRAYILGKLVKSKFYRKIRCSVTLRGNQLGKRQNLTDLCTYH; translated from the exons ATGCCTCTCGCGATGCATGCCAAGTCGGACTCGGAGGTGACGAGCATGGACGCCGCCTCGTCGCCGCCGCGGTCCCCGCGCCGGCCGCTCTACTACGTCCAGAGCCCCTCCAACCACGACGCCGAGAAGATGTCCTACGGCTCCAGCCCCGCGGGCTCCCCGACCCACCCCTACTACCACTGCTCCCCCATCCACCACTCCCGCGAGTCCTCCACCTCCCGCTTCTCCGCCTCCCTCAAGAACTCCAACCCCCGCCACCTCTACGGCGGCGCCTGGCGGAAGCTCCACCGCGGGCACGAGAccgacgacgacgaggacgacgaggaggaggacgggGAGGGCCGCCGCGGCAGCTCCTCCGCATGGCGCGGCGCGAGGCTCTACGCCTGCTTCGTCCTGCTGTTCGTCCTGCTCTTCACGGCGTTCTCGCTGATCCTGTGGGGCGCCAGCAAGAGCTACCGGCCGGAGATCGTCGTCAAG AACGTGGTGTTCGAGAACTTCAACGTGCAGGCGGGGAACGACCCGAGCGGGGTGCCCACAGACATGCTGACGCTGAACTCGACGGTGAGGATGGTGTACCGGAACCCCGCGACATTCTTCGGCGTCCACGTCACCTCCTCCCCGCTCGACCTCCACTACTTCCAGCTCCACCTCGCCTCCGGCCAC atgaagaAGTTCTATCAATCGAGGAAGAGCCAGCGGCCAGTGGTGACAATGGTGGCAGGGTATCAGGTTCCCCTTTATggtgggatctcagtcctcagcATGGCCAGAGAGCACCGTGAGAAGGTGGCCGTGCCATTAAACCTGACATTCGTGGTGAGGTCGAGAGCATATATCTTGGGGAAGTTGGTGAAGTCCAAGTTTTATAGGAAAATCAGATGTTCTGTCACCTTAAGGGGCAACCAACTTGGCAAGCGTCAGAATTTGACTGATTTGTGTACCTATCACTGA